One uncultured Carboxylicivirga sp. genomic window, AGTATCTAAACATCAAATAATATGGGGCTGCCAATACTATCATACCAATTTTGGAAAAGGCCGAATTATTTGGGATAAATGTAATCAAGGTTCAGACCAATATGATTGTGAAATTGCATACACAAGTCTAACTGAAAGAACTGTTTTATGGCGTTATATGTGGCGTGGAATGATGCAAGGTAAGAGTATTAAGCATGGCCACATACAACAAGGAAATAAAGCGTTAAACGAAAAGAAAATTCACCCTACGCAGAAACCTACAGCATTATATAAATGGCAATTTCTTGAGTTCAACATTCCTAAAGATTGGAAAATATTTGACCCTAATCTTGGAAGTGGAAGCATAGGCATTGCTTGTTTGGAAATGGGATATAAACTTGATGCTTGCGAAAATAATAAAGATCAGCTGCAGCTCGCAATTGATTGGCTAGAATCCGAAAAACTTAAAAAAACTCAAAACCCAATATTAATATGACAAAAGAATCTATACAGCCAGGTCAATACTATGAATCGTTTTACCTAGATGGAAGCCTGGCCGATACGTTTTATATAACCAGGATAAATGAAGAAACCGCGCACTTAACTTCATTAACGACACAGAAACCGGTAAGAATCGACCTTACTAAAATGCTGAATGATATGCAGCATGGACAACTAAAACTTAAACAATAGACCTATGAAAAAGCATTTTATCATCACAACCGATAAGAAAACAGCCCTGGCTATTGAAGACCAATTTAAGTTTGGTAGCCTACACGAACACCGAAGCCTGGAACTTGGCAAAATTGAACACGAAGCCGGTTTTAGCCAGGTGAAGATCCAGGCAACAACGGATGCAGGAATTAAGCCGGAAGATATATTCTTCCTGGGATTATTTACCGGAATGAAAGTAGAACGCAAATTGACACATAATGACTGTTAACATTAATATTTCAGATAAAGTAATTGATTGGGCATTAATTCTGATTGCTATTTGGCTCTTCCTGGTGTTGGTTAAAATTGCCCTGGACTTGTACGAACGCAGACTTAAAAAGCGAATCAACCAGGAACCTACTTTGGATATAACTGAAAAGTCAATCAATGAACTAGCAAAAGAGTATGAAGTTTCTCCGCGAACATTCGAAGCCTGGATAGATAAAAAGGGATTTCCAATAGGAGAAAGAAGCATTTTAAAACCTTTCGAGGTTAAGCAGGTGTATGATTACTTCGGTATTCCAAAGGCAAACAATAAAACCATTTTCAAATGAATAAAAAACTACAAACCTTTCTAACCAACCTGGCATTATTGGGAATGATAGCGGAACTAAGCTACATTAACAGTAAAAGCTTGCTTCACCTGGCTAACAACCAGGGGAGCATTCACCAGGCTTTTGCGATTATTGGAGCTATCGCATTCAGTATCGTTACCATCATTATTATGCAGCAACCGCAATTGAAATGGCAAAAGGTAGCCTTTCCGGTGTTCGATGCTGCCCTGGTGTTCTTAGGTTTTAACCTGGATATTCACCCGAATATGCGCATTTATATGACCATCTTCATGGCGATCTTTGCCGGCCTTATCATGTATAGCCTGGGATTAATTGAATACCGGTCCGGTGAGACCAAAGAAAGCAGGGAACTAGCCTACCATACCAATAGAGCCAACTTACTAGGTAAAGAGTTGGATTCAGTTAAAAGTGAGTTGAAACAAACCCAACATGACTTTGAACAAACTAAAAGTTACTATTCAGTTATGGAAAGTAACCAGGATAAATTAAAAAGTAACCTGGAAGAAGCGAAAAGTAAGCTTGAGTTAATGGAACCTATCTACACAAAACATGAGATTGGCCGCATCCGAAAAAAGAATC contains:
- a CDS encoding DNA methyltransferase, with the translated sequence MRDINYLYIDNMDYMRSLPDNYYDLAIADPEQGKNMDGGKQYSSNVIQQNGARIKVPGVFYPKRNWDSQPATEEYFSELFRVSKHQIIWGCQYYHTNFGKGRIIWDKCNQGSDQYDCEIAYTSLTERTVLWRYMWRGMMQGKSIKHGHIQQGNKALNEKKIHPTQKPTALYKWQFLEFNIPKDWKIFDPNLGSGSIGIACLEMGYKLDACENNKDQLQLAIDWLESEKLKKTQNPILI